In Candidatus Defluviilinea proxima, a single genomic region encodes these proteins:
- a CDS encoding polyribonucleotide nucleotidyltransferase, producing MKPESKKYSATVGTQTLTFETGKLAGQAGGAVTFGTSECIVFAAATMGGVRDGIDFFPLSVEYEERLYAGGKIPGSFFRREGRASTESILTARLTDRPIRPLFQDGMRNEVQVIVYSHSANGVDPLDILAINAASAAIMISDIPWNGPIAAVRVGRVDGEFVINPTFAQMDASDLDLRIAGSKDAILMVECGADEIPDEIMVDALELGHKSIQPLIDLQLQMAAEIGKPKREVTLFLPSEEVKKKVFDRVSGPMNELLDKPLSKNEFYSGMAEIKTAAEAELTAVPEGANPADYIPVNMFREAFEQAEQAVVRERILSMGKRPDGRTPTDVRPIWCEVNVSPRAHGTGLFTRGETQILSFATLGTLGEAQELDNLSPNDTKRYMHHYNFPPFSTGEVKPLRGQSRREVGHGALAERALEPVIPNQESFPYAIRVVSEALSSNGSTSMGSVCGSTLALMDAGVPIKAPVSGVAMGLITDETGRYKILTDIQGTEDHLGDMDFKVAGTTAGITALQMDIKISGLSTQMMKEALEQAKAARLHIMNKMLEVLAEPRPQIKDHAPRIITVKIPVDKIGALIGPGGKNIRALQEETGTKIDIEEDGTVYIASTDGVGAKIAQERVEALGENAVIGNIYTGKVVRIADFGAFVEILPGVDGLVHISQLDSERVEKVESVVSMGDEITVMVTDIDGQGKIRLSRQAVLEGWTAEEAREKDQRKPGGGGGRNGGGGRGGDRGSRGGDRGGNRGGGDRGGRR from the coding sequence ATGAAACCCGAATCAAAGAAATATTCAGCAACCGTTGGGACCCAAACCCTCACCTTTGAGACCGGCAAACTGGCTGGTCAAGCTGGCGGTGCGGTGACCTTCGGCACGAGCGAGTGCATCGTTTTCGCCGCGGCCACCATGGGCGGCGTACGTGATGGCATCGACTTCTTCCCGCTCAGTGTGGAATACGAAGAAAGACTCTATGCTGGTGGAAAAATCCCCGGCTCTTTCTTCCGAAGAGAGGGTCGTGCATCGACCGAGTCCATCCTCACCGCTCGCCTGACCGACCGCCCCATCCGTCCGCTATTTCAAGACGGCATGCGCAACGAAGTACAGGTGATCGTCTACTCTCACTCAGCGAACGGCGTTGACCCGCTCGATATCCTCGCTATCAATGCCGCATCTGCCGCGATCATGATCTCAGACATTCCCTGGAATGGACCCATCGCCGCAGTACGCGTGGGACGTGTAGATGGTGAATTCGTCATCAACCCAACCTTCGCCCAAATGGACGCTTCAGATCTGGACCTTCGGATTGCCGGCTCGAAAGATGCCATTCTCATGGTCGAATGCGGCGCCGACGAGATCCCTGACGAAATCATGGTAGATGCCCTCGAACTGGGACATAAATCCATCCAGCCGTTGATCGACTTGCAACTACAAATGGCCGCCGAGATCGGCAAGCCGAAACGCGAAGTGACATTGTTCCTGCCGAGCGAAGAAGTTAAGAAAAAAGTGTTCGATCGCGTTAGCGGCCCGATGAACGAACTGCTCGATAAGCCTCTTTCCAAAAACGAATTCTATAGTGGCATGGCTGAGATCAAAACAGCCGCCGAAGCCGAATTAACAGCCGTACCTGAAGGCGCAAATCCTGCTGACTACATCCCAGTCAACATGTTCCGTGAAGCTTTCGAACAAGCTGAACAGGCTGTTGTGCGTGAACGCATCTTGAGCATGGGCAAGCGCCCTGATGGTCGCACACCGACCGATGTCCGCCCGATTTGGTGTGAGGTCAATGTCTCACCCCGCGCACATGGAACTGGTCTGTTCACACGCGGCGAGACACAGATCCTTTCGTTTGCCACACTCGGCACCTTGGGCGAGGCACAGGAACTTGATAACCTCTCCCCCAACGATACCAAACGCTATATGCACCATTACAACTTCCCGCCGTTCTCCACAGGTGAGGTCAAGCCTCTTCGTGGCCAGAGCAGGCGTGAGGTCGGGCATGGAGCGCTGGCAGAACGTGCGTTGGAACCGGTCATCCCGAATCAAGAGTCGTTCCCTTATGCGATCCGTGTCGTGTCCGAAGCCTTGTCATCCAATGGCTCGACCTCAATGGGTTCTGTCTGCGGTTCGACGCTCGCCTTGATGGATGCTGGTGTCCCGATCAAAGCCCCGGTCTCCGGCGTGGCGATGGGTCTCATCACCGATGAGACTGGCCGTTACAAAATTTTGACCGACATTCAAGGAACCGAAGATCATCTTGGCGATATGGATTTCAAGGTCGCTGGCACTACGGCTGGCATCACAGCCCTGCAAATGGACATCAAGATTAGCGGCTTGAGCACACAGATGATGAAGGAAGCACTCGAACAGGCCAAGGCCGCACGCTTGCACATCATGAACAAGATGCTCGAAGTGCTTGCTGAGCCGCGTCCGCAGATCAAGGATCACGCACCGCGCATCATTACCGTGAAGATCCCTGTTGACAAGATCGGCGCATTGATCGGCCCCGGTGGAAAGAACATCCGCGCCTTGCAGGAAGAAACCGGCACCAAGATCGACATCGAAGAAGACGGTACTGTATACATTGCTTCGACCGATGGCGTTGGTGCAAAGATCGCACAGGAACGTGTTGAAGCATTGGGCGAGAATGCCGTGATCGGCAATATCTACACCGGTAAAGTTGTTCGCATCGCTGACTTCGGTGCGTTCGTCGAGATCCTGCCCGGCGTGGATGGACTCGTCCACATCTCACAACTTGACAGCGAACGCGTTGAAAAAGTCGAATCCGTTGTCAGCATGGGCGATGAGATCACCGTAATGGTGACCGATATCGACGGCCAAGGCAAGATCCGCCTGTCACGTCAGGCCGTGCTCGAAGGCTGGACCGCCGAAGAAGCGCGCGAGAAAGATCAGCGCAAACCCGGTGGTGGAGGCGGCCGTAACGGCGGGGGTGGTCGTGGTGGAGATCGCGGAAGCCGAGGTGGTGACCGTGGAGGAAATCGCGGCGGCGGTGATCGCGGTGGAAGAAGATAA
- the mgtE gene encoding magnesium transporter: MNAEMTILDLESYIEARDFAALREEIRNWPAGDLAELMEPLSVEKEAVVFRLLPRNQAAEIFSYLSNERQQELLKALAHEEVVNILNAMSDDDRTELLEELPAKVTQQLLGLLSQEERQLASKYLGYPENSVGRLMTPHFVRVRPHWTVAQALDHIRRYGLDSETMSMIYVIDEDGRLIDDLRIRHILLAAPESLISDLMDERYVALKASDDREIAVTEIKDADLTALPITDSQGVLIGIVTVDDILDVAEEEATEDIQKLGGSEALDEPYMEIAIPKMVRKRATWLVILFLSEMLTATAMGNFEHEIAKAVVLSIFVPLVISSGGNSGSQASTLIIRAMALGEVTLKDWWRVMRREFLSGLSLGVVLGTIGFIRITLWAKIFHAYGEHWFLLAMTVGLSLVGIVLWGSLSGSMLPFLLRKVGLDPATSSAPFVATLVDVSGLIIYFSVAAVILRGTLL, translated from the coding sequence ATGAATGCAGAAATGACAATTTTAGATCTCGAATCCTACATCGAGGCTCGTGACTTCGCGGCTCTGCGCGAAGAGATCAGGAACTGGCCCGCAGGCGATCTGGCCGAATTGATGGAGCCGTTGTCGGTTGAGAAAGAGGCGGTGGTTTTTCGTCTGCTTCCTCGCAATCAAGCCGCAGAAATATTTTCGTATCTATCCAATGAACGTCAACAGGAATTATTGAAGGCACTGGCGCATGAGGAAGTTGTCAACATCCTCAACGCCATGTCAGATGATGACCGCACCGAATTATTGGAAGAGTTACCCGCAAAGGTCACACAACAACTGCTGGGATTGCTTTCTCAGGAAGAGCGACAACTGGCATCCAAATATTTGGGATACCCTGAGAACAGCGTTGGCCGTTTGATGACCCCCCACTTCGTACGCGTCAGGCCGCACTGGACAGTTGCTCAAGCTCTCGATCATATTCGCCGCTACGGGCTGGATTCTGAAACAATGAGCATGATCTATGTGATCGATGAAGATGGTCGTCTTATTGATGATCTGCGCATCCGTCACATTTTGTTGGCCGCTCCTGAAAGCCTGATCTCCGACCTAATGGACGAACGCTACGTGGCACTGAAAGCGTCCGATGATCGCGAGATCGCTGTGACCGAGATCAAAGACGCTGACCTGACCGCTCTACCCATCACAGATAGTCAGGGTGTACTGATCGGCATCGTCACCGTAGACGATATCCTCGATGTGGCCGAGGAAGAGGCCACAGAAGACATACAAAAATTGGGCGGTTCTGAAGCTCTCGATGAACCATACATGGAAATCGCCATCCCTAAAATGGTGCGTAAACGCGCTACCTGGTTGGTGATCCTGTTCCTCAGCGAAATGCTCACCGCCACCGCCATGGGAAATTTTGAGCACGAGATCGCTAAGGCCGTTGTGCTTTCCATATTCGTCCCGCTCGTCATTTCAAGCGGAGGCAATTCCGGTTCACAAGCTTCTACTTTGATCATCCGCGCAATGGCCCTTGGCGAGGTGACATTGAAGGATTGGTGGCGTGTAATGCGCCGTGAGTTCCTATCTGGTTTGTCATTAGGCGTTGTGTTGGGAACGATCGGCTTTATCCGCATCACCTTGTGGGCAAAAATATTCCATGCCTATGGTGAGCACTGGTTCCTGCTGGCAATGACCGTAGGCTTGTCTCTGGTCGGCATTGTTCTTTGGGGCTCGTTATCCGGTTCGATGTTACCTTTCCTGTTACGAAAAGTCGGGCTCGACCCAGCCACCTCATCGGCCCCATTTGTCGCAACCCTTGTGGATGTGTCGGGATTAATCATCTACTTCTCGGTTGCCGCAGTGATCCTGCGCGGAACCTTGTTATAA
- a CDS encoding gluconokinase, giving the protein MGVSGCGKSSVGKALAQSLGWDFYDADDFHPPENVAKMASGIPLDDSDRAPWLALLHELISSNLKADKPGVLACSALKERYRQKLMDGNEGVQIVYLKGSYELIWSRMEKRTDHYMKPHMLKSQFETLEVPMNALTIDISMSLDDIVQEILKYMEK; this is encoded by the coding sequence ATGGGTGTTTCTGGATGTGGCAAGTCAAGCGTGGGCAAAGCCCTCGCTCAGTCTCTGGGATGGGACTTTTACGATGCTGATGATTTTCACCCGCCTGAGAATGTCGCCAAAATGGCAAGCGGGATTCCGCTCGACGATTCAGACCGCGCTCCGTGGCTTGCTTTGTTGCACGAACTGATTTCATCCAACCTGAAAGCGGATAAACCCGGTGTGTTGGCCTGTTCTGCGCTCAAAGAGCGTTACCGTCAAAAATTAATGGATGGTAACGAAGGTGTGCAAATCGTTTATCTCAAAGGCAGTTATGAATTGATCTGGTCTCGCATGGAAAAACGGACAGATCATTATATGAAGCCACACATGTTGAAGAGTCAGTTCGAGACGCTAGAAGTTCCGATGAACGCACTTACAATTGATATATCAATGTCGCTGGATGATATTGTGCAGGAAATATTGAAATACATGGAGAAGTAA
- a CDS encoding class I SAM-dependent methyltransferase, with protein MDYKNIVKSGYDKIADRYLDERGGDRRNTANVRLLNDFIELLAPNSKVLDAGCGAGLPITRMLAERFDVIGVDFSKEQVERAKKNVPNAHFFCQDMTDLDFPDESLDGICSYYAIIHIPREEHEKLFADFYRMLRTSGVALLCLGAENLVDDIDENFLGTRMYWSHYDSETYLKMLKTSGFSIIWAKHIDDDTCEGAKHLFVLAQKKTK; from the coding sequence ATGGACTACAAAAATATCGTCAAATCTGGGTACGACAAAATCGCAGACCGCTACCTCGATGAACGTGGGGGCGACAGAAGGAATACGGCAAACGTCCGCTTGCTCAACGATTTCATCGAACTACTCGCACCAAACTCCAAAGTTTTGGATGCGGGCTGTGGAGCAGGGCTTCCGATCACGCGAATGCTGGCAGAGCGCTTCGATGTCATCGGCGTGGATTTTTCCAAAGAACAGGTTGAACGCGCAAAAAAGAATGTGCCCAACGCACACTTCTTCTGTCAGGATATGACCGATCTCGATTTTCCAGACGAATCGCTGGACGGCATCTGCTCATACTATGCCATCATCCATATCCCACGCGAAGAACACGAGAAACTGTTTGCCGATTTCTATAGAATGCTCAGAACAAGCGGCGTAGCATTACTGTGTCTCGGCGCAGAAAACCTTGTAGACGATATTGACGAAAATTTTCTCGGCACACGCATGTATTGGAGTCATTACGACTCTGAGACGTATCTCAAAATGCTGAAAACGAGTGGCTTCTCCATCATCTGGGCAAAACACATTGATGACGATACCTGTGAGGGCGCAAAGCACCTGTTCGTGTTAGCACAAAAGAAAACAAAATGA
- a CDS encoding DUF2785 domain-containing protein, producing MMPKEFWISLAKNDYKIPEGHTLQGLTKELFSYLGSTDPELRDDIAYMVYANWLKREMYITDEIRAHVNELLGNLDKGIGEIEADSVFLRTFSVLLLAEIVHNDNKKPLLDKEQVQVILAKGLWYLGAEKDPRGHLPVKGWAHAIAHTADLMLVLGKNRFTGKNDHEVILKAIADKLIHSTNWVYIHGEDERLASAVAVILGRDTVSIDFLKEWGKSFTEPEKSWNGAYMDEGQAKAYHNVRNFLRSVSEEIRKADELPNKASIQTVIFEALDELKPY from the coding sequence ATGATGCCTAAAGAATTTTGGATCTCCCTAGCAAAAAATGACTACAAAATCCCTGAGGGGCATACGCTCCAGGGTTTGACAAAGGAATTATTCAGTTACCTCGGCAGTACTGACCCCGAACTACGCGATGACATTGCTTATATGGTCTATGCCAATTGGCTTAAGCGCGAGATGTATATAACAGATGAAATACGCGCACACGTAAACGAGCTATTAGGGAATCTCGATAAAGGTATTGGCGAAATCGAAGCCGACTCGGTCTTCCTACGGACTTTTTCCGTTCTCCTTCTGGCAGAAATCGTCCACAACGATAATAAGAAGCCTTTGCTTGATAAAGAGCAGGTCCAAGTCATCCTCGCAAAGGGGTTATGGTACCTCGGCGCAGAAAAAGATCCGCGCGGGCATCTCCCAGTCAAGGGTTGGGCACATGCCATCGCCCACACAGCAGACTTGATGCTCGTGTTGGGAAAAAATCGCTTCACAGGCAAAAATGACCATGAAGTCATCTTGAAAGCCATTGCAGACAAACTTATCCATTCCACAAATTGGGTATACATTCATGGAGAGGACGAACGTCTTGCCAGTGCTGTAGCGGTGATACTTGGAAGAGATACTGTCTCGATTGACTTTCTAAAAGAATGGGGCAAGTCCTTTACTGAACCTGAGAAATCATGGAACGGCGCCTACATGGATGAAGGACAAGCAAAGGCCTATCACAACGTCCGTAATTTTCTACGGAGCGTGTCCGAAGAGATTCGCAAAGCAGATGAACTGCCCAATAAGGCAAGCATACAAACCGTCATATTCGAAGCACTCGACGAGTTGAAACCCTATTAG
- a CDS encoding DinB family protein yields the protein MKNLTVPTSDEYAPFYAGYIQYASKRGDVLAALPKQIDEIKSALGKLTDKQALFRDAPKEWSIKEVVGHLNDTERVFSYRLLRVSRNDSTPLSGFEQDDFVREAGFDDWSLSDLIQEFEHLRRANIIAINNMKEESVNYRGTASGATVSARALIHMLVGHVDHHMASLHEKYLPVAVTL from the coding sequence ATGAAAAATCTTACTGTCCCCACATCCGACGAATACGCACCATTTTATGCAGGCTACATCCAATACGCATCCAAAAGGGGCGATGTGCTTGCGGCGCTCCCTAAACAAATAGACGAGATCAAGTCTGCGCTTGGGAAACTTACCGACAAACAAGCCCTCTTCCGCGATGCGCCAAAGGAATGGTCCATCAAAGAAGTGGTGGGACATCTCAATGACACAGAACGCGTCTTTTCGTACCGACTCCTGCGTGTGTCACGAAATGACTCCACTCCCCTTTCAGGCTTCGAACAGGATGATTTCGTCCGCGAGGCTGGGTTCGATGATTGGTCACTGTCAGATTTGATTCAAGAGTTCGAACACCTGCGCCGCGCCAACATAATCGCCATCAACAATATGAAAGAAGAATCTGTCAACTATCGTGGTACGGCCAGTGGAGCAACGGTCAGCGCGCGGGCATTGATCCATATGCTTGTCGGCCACGTGGATCATCACATGGCAAGCCTGCACGAAAAATATTTACCTGTTGCCGTCACGTTATAA
- a CDS encoding endonuclease domain-containing protein → MTEKRSTPKIMRRAGELRLNQTPAETKLWSRLRAHRLGGVGFRRQHAIGNYITDFCAPSKMLIVELDGSQHLEQEEYDAERTAFLESKGYRVLRFYNNDVMKDIDKVLEVILENINIQPHPPYRAPSPSPNWNYE, encoded by the coding sequence ATGACTGAAAAACGCTCAACACCAAAGATCATGCGCCGAGCTGGGGAATTACGACTCAATCAAACTCCTGCGGAGACAAAGTTGTGGTCACGTTTGCGTGCTCATCGCTTAGGCGGAGTTGGTTTTCGTCGTCAACATGCAATTGGAAACTACATCACGGACTTCTGCGCGCCGAGCAAGATGCTGATCGTTGAATTGGATGGCAGCCAACATTTGGAACAGGAAGAATACGATGCAGAGCGGACTGCGTTTTTAGAGTCCAAAGGTTATCGGGTTTTGCGTTTTTATAACAACGACGTGATGAAGGATATTGATAAAGTGCTTGAAGTAATTTTGGAAAACATAAACATTCAGCCCCACCCGCCCTATCGGGCACCCTCCCCAAGTCCGAACTGGAATTATGAATAA
- the rpsO gene encoding 30S ribosomal protein S15, producing MPLNKEVKTKVIADFHRHDTDTGSPEVQVAILTNRIQQLTDHLRINKKDESCRRGLLMMVGQRRRLLTYLRKVDYKRYLAVTESLKLRHK from the coding sequence ATGCCGTTAAATAAGGAAGTTAAGACCAAGGTCATCGCGGATTTTCACCGCCACGACACGGACACAGGTTCACCCGAAGTGCAAGTTGCCATTCTGACGAACCGTATCCAACAGTTGACCGACCACTTGCGGATCAATAAAAAGGACGAGTCCTGCCGCCGTGGTTTGTTGATGATGGTCGGGCAACGCCGTCGCCTGCTGACCTACCTGCGCAAGGTGGATTACAAGCGATATTTGGCTGTTACCGAAAGTTTGAAACTGCGCCACAAATAA
- a CDS encoding aminotransferase class V-fold PLP-dependent enzyme, producing MNSIKPHFLLDPNVIFLNHGSFGATPKSVFDAYQNWQLRLERQPVLFLGREIDALLKTSRQVLGEYLNADADDLAYIPNATHGVNIVAHSLQLQSGDEILTTDHEYGACDYAWNFICSKTGAKYIHQPIPLPVHSEEEIVNLFWQGVTSRTKVIYVSHITSPTALRMPVEQICQRAKSAGIITVVDAAHSPGQIPLDLQALGADIVFGNCHKWMLNAKGSAFLYVRRDLQHLIDPLIVSWGYNPTPETTTGSRFIDLLQWTGTKDPAAALTVPAAIQFMQEHHWDKVREECHNLLRQGIDQICNLTNLPPLYPLESDLYGQMGIAPLPLSNLPVLKSRLYDEYKIEVPLVQWQDKQFVRISVQGYNTQDDIDSLVSALRVLLPQVRA from the coding sequence ATGAATTCTATAAAACCCCACTTTCTCCTTGATCCAAATGTTATCTTCCTCAATCATGGCTCTTTCGGCGCAACTCCGAAATCTGTTTTTGATGCCTACCAGAACTGGCAATTACGCTTGGAGCGCCAGCCCGTACTTTTTCTTGGCCGTGAAATTGATGCACTCCTAAAGACTTCTCGCCAGGTACTTGGGGAATATCTCAATGCCGATGCCGATGACTTGGCATATATTCCCAACGCAACACATGGAGTAAATATTGTTGCTCATTCCTTGCAACTCCAGTCTGGTGATGAAATCCTAACGACTGACCATGAATACGGTGCCTGTGATTATGCTTGGAATTTCATTTGCAGTAAAACAGGTGCAAAATATATTCACCAGCCTATTCCCTTGCCTGTTCATTCTGAAGAGGAAATCGTGAATCTGTTTTGGCAGGGTGTTACTTCACGTACAAAAGTCATTTACGTGAGTCATATCACTTCTCCAACGGCCTTGCGCATGCCAGTAGAGCAGATCTGCCAGCGTGCAAAATCTGCAGGGATCATTACTGTTGTAGATGCGGCACACTCTCCTGGACAAATTCCACTTGACTTGCAGGCACTCGGCGCAGATATTGTCTTCGGAAATTGTCATAAATGGATGCTTAATGCAAAGGGCTCCGCATTCTTATATGTGAGGCGGGATTTGCAACATCTCATTGATCCATTGATCGTGAGTTGGGGGTATAACCCAACTCCAGAGACAACCACGGGATCTCGATTTATTGATCTTTTGCAATGGACAGGAACCAAAGATCCTGCCGCTGCCTTAACCGTCCCAGCGGCTATCCAATTCATGCAAGAACACCATTGGGATAAAGTGCGGGAAGAATGTCATAACCTATTACGCCAAGGAATAGATCAAATTTGTAATCTGACGAACCTGCCTCCGTTATATCCTCTCGAATCCGATCTTTACGGCCAAATGGGAATTGCGCCGTTACCATTGTCCAATCTTCCGGTATTAAAAAGCCGCTTGTACGATGAGTACAAAATAGAAGTGCCGCTGGTCCAGTGGCAGGATAAGCAATTCGTACGTATCTCTGTGCAGGGATACAACACACAAGATGATATTGATTCTCTGGTAAGTGCCTTGCGCGTGTTGTTGCCTCAGGTAAGGGCTTGA
- a CDS encoding ABC-2 family transporter protein: MKHIKFLFAIWQANLQSVMEYRVSFLTQVIGMMLNNFFYFAIWIVFFDRFKEVRGWGINDMYVTFGVIASAFGIVSLFFGNSFMLGDIINNGRLDYYLSLPRPVLLHTISSRMISSGMGDFTYGFLSYALSGQFTWDGLLRFILAIILAAVIFASFLILVNSLAFWAGIVSSFTNMMVNAIITFGIYPITLFDNYAKLILFTLIPAALMGAVPAEFIAKFTWQTLAELLLGALAFLGLAVAVFRSGLRRYESGSAIQVEV; this comes from the coding sequence ATGAAACACATCAAATTCCTTTTCGCCATATGGCAGGCCAACCTGCAATCCGTAATGGAGTATCGCGTCTCCTTCCTGACGCAGGTCATCGGGATGATGCTGAACAATTTCTTCTATTTCGCGATCTGGATCGTCTTTTTCGACCGTTTCAAGGAGGTGCGTGGCTGGGGCATCAACGACATGTATGTCACTTTCGGTGTCATCGCCAGTGCATTCGGCATTGTTTCGCTTTTCTTCGGGAACTCCTTCATGCTGGGCGATATCATCAATAATGGCAGGCTTGACTATTACCTATCCCTGCCACGCCCTGTACTGCTTCACACGATCTCCAGTCGTATGATCTCGAGCGGCATGGGAGATTTCACCTACGGATTTCTCAGCTATGCCCTGTCCGGTCAATTCACGTGGGACGGCTTACTCCGCTTCATTCTTGCCATCATTTTGGCGGCTGTGATCTTTGCATCTTTTCTTATTCTGGTGAACAGTCTGGCATTCTGGGCAGGGATCGTTTCAAGTTTCACCAACATGATGGTCAACGCCATCATTACTTTCGGCATTTACCCCATCACCCTCTTTGACAATTACGCCAAGTTGATCCTGTTTACGCTCATCCCCGCCGCATTGATGGGCGCTGTCCCTGCAGAGTTCATTGCAAAATTTACCTGGCAGACTCTGGCCGAACTCCTGCTTGGGGCGCTGGCTTTTCTTGGGTTGGCCGTGGCAGTTTTCAGGTCCGGATTGAGGCGGTATGAATCCGGTAGCGCCATTCAGGTGGAAGTATAG
- a CDS encoding ABC-2 family transporter protein → MNAIKKYWAIFQITLINSLAYPGELIGRSLMILPFMWIFYQLWKVTFSAAGADTINDMTIYSTMWYLMMAETIELSRPRLANTISDNVKDGSIAYILNKPYNFLLYQFSNSMGETIFRAVMNAILGGLIVWWLVGPPPAPLGWVFAALALFGTWVLNFCISCLIGLSAFLVEEVSPFVWIYQKFVFILGGFLIPLDFYPAWLQSIAKALPFAYMVYGPSKLLVSPSVELFVNILSMQALWIVVLGSILILAYRRGVTHLTVNGG, encoded by the coding sequence ATGAACGCCATCAAAAAATATTGGGCGATCTTCCAGATCACGCTCATTAATAGTCTGGCCTACCCCGGCGAGCTAATTGGGCGCAGTCTGATGATCCTGCCTTTTATGTGGATCTTCTACCAGTTATGGAAGGTCACATTCAGCGCCGCAGGGGCGGATACCATCAATGACATGACGATCTATAGCACGATGTGGTACCTCATGATGGCCGAAACCATTGAACTTAGTCGCCCACGGCTGGCTAACACGATCTCTGACAACGTCAAAGACGGTTCCATCGCTTACATCCTGAACAAACCATATAACTTCTTACTCTACCAATTCAGCAACTCCATGGGCGAGACAATTTTCCGCGCCGTGATGAATGCGATACTTGGTGGGCTGATCGTGTGGTGGCTGGTCGGCCCACCACCTGCGCCACTGGGGTGGGTTTTTGCTGCTCTCGCGTTATTCGGCACATGGGTTCTAAATTTCTGTATCAGTTGTTTGATCGGCCTGTCTGCATTCCTTGTGGAAGAAGTATCACCATTCGTTTGGATCTATCAAAAGTTCGTTTTCATCCTGGGCGGTTTCCTCATCCCACTTGATTTTTACCCTGCCTGGCTCCAATCCATCGCCAAGGCACTCCCATTCGCTTACATGGTCTACGGGCCATCAAAGCTACTTGTTTCGCCTTCTGTTGAATTATTTGTAAATATCCTATCCATGCAGGCGCTGTGGATCGTGGTGCTTGGTTCGATTCTTATCCTTGCCTATCGCCGTGGTGTCACCCATCTTACGGTGAATGGAGGATGA
- the deoC gene encoding deoxyribose-phosphate aldolase yields MSDTAFDDSNLAGVIDHTLLKPDAKKEEIAHLCSEARQYNFASVCVNPTWVSLCADLLQGSPVKVCTVIGFPLGATLSDVKAFETKSAIDQGAAEIDMVINVGALKGRDLELVAKDISGVVTTAHDHKAIVKVIIETVLLTDEEKIIACLLSKEAGADFVKTSTGFAGGGATVHDIALMRKTVGAEMGVKASGGVRTYEDAEKMIRAGATRIGASAGVKIIQGPSKQDAGKKETGY; encoded by the coding sequence ATGTCTGATACGGCTTTCGATGATTCGAATCTAGCTGGTGTGATCGACCATACGCTTCTGAAGCCTGATGCCAAGAAAGAGGAGATCGCTCACTTATGCTCTGAAGCGCGCCAATACAACTTTGCTTCGGTGTGTGTGAACCCAACGTGGGTAAGTTTGTGCGCGGACCTTTTGCAGGGCTCGCCCGTGAAAGTATGCACTGTGATCGGTTTTCCGCTTGGGGCAACGTTATCGGACGTCAAAGCCTTTGAGACAAAATCTGCCATTGACCAGGGTGCCGCTGAAATTGACATGGTGATCAACGTCGGTGCGTTGAAGGGACGTGACCTCGAACTCGTCGCCAAAGACATTAGCGGAGTTGTGACCACGGCGCACGATCACAAGGCCATTGTGAAGGTTATTATTGAAACCGTGTTATTGACCGATGAAGAAAAAATAATCGCGTGCCTGCTCTCGAAAGAAGCGGGCGCGGACTTCGTCAAAACGTCCACAGGGTTTGCAGGTGGCGGTGCGACTGTCCACGATATTGCGTTGATGCGCAAGACGGTTGGAGCGGAGATGGGCGTCAAAGCCTCAGGCGGAGTCCGCACGTATGAGGATGCCGAGAAGATGATCCGTGCTGGAGCCACACGCATTGGCGCGAGCGCTGGTGTGAAGATCATTCAAGGCCCAAGTAAACAGGATGCGGGTAAAAAAGAAACAGGGTATTGA